Sequence from the Kribbella aluminosa genome:
CCCGCGGTCCGACGCCCGCCGCGCGACCTGGGCCGCGGCCTGCTCCTCGGCGTCCGAGATCGGCAGTACGACGACCTGCACCGGCGCGAGCCACGCCGGGAACGCCCCGCCGTGCACCTCGATCAGCTGCGCCATCGCGCGCTCGATGCTGCCGACGATCGCCCGGTGCACCATCACCGGCCGGTGTTTGTTGCCGTCGGCACCGACATACTCGAGCCCGAACGCGGCCGGCTGGTGGAAGTCGATCTGGACGGTCGACAGGCTGAACTCGCGGCCGGCCGAATCCTCCATCTGGATGTCGATCTTCGGACCGTAGAACGCCGCATCCCCAGGCGCGTCCTCATAGTCCACCCCGGATTCCTTCAGCACCTCGCGGAGCAGTTCGGCCGCCTGCGCCCAGCTCGCCGCGTCACCGACGTACTTGCTCGACGGGCTGTTGAACTCAGCGTCGACCGCGGGCAGCGCGAGCACATAGCGGGATGCCGCGATGCCCAGGTCGGCGTACGCCTGGTGGATCAGCCGCAGCGCGGACGCGGCCTCGGCGGCGACCTGGTCGAGGCGGCAGAAGATGTGCGCGTCGTTCAGCTGCATCGCGCGCACGCGGCTGAGTCCGCCGATCGCGCCGGAGAGCTCCGCCCGGTACTGACCGCCGAGCTCGGAGATGCGCAGCGGGAGTTCGCGGTAGCTGTGCGAGCGGGAGCGGTACATCAGCGCGTGGTGCGGGCAGATGCTCGGGCGCAGGACGAGTTCCTCGCCGCCCAGGTTCATCGGCGGATACATGTCGTCGTGGTACTTCGCCCAGTGGCCGGAGATCTCGTAGAGCTCCTTCTTGGCCAGCACCGGCGAGTACACCTGCTGGTAGCCGGCTCTTCGCTCCACTTCGGCGATGTAGCTCTCGAGTGCACGCCGTACGGCGGCCCCGGCCGGCAGCCAGTAGGGCAGGCCCTGCGCCGATGAGCGGGTCGGAGTCGAACAGGCCGAGCTCGCGGCCGATCTTGCGATGGTCGTACATGGTGGTCTCCTCGTTGAGAGGGGGCGAGAGACCACCGGGAAACGACGAAGCCCCGGGGCACTCGCCCCGGGGCTTCGGTCGACAGTCAGGTGTCAGCGCGCCGGGACATACTCCGGCGTCGTCGTGACTACAGCGCGCTGCGACATGTCCCTAAGTTAGCAGATCGGAGTCCAGCCCGACCGGACGAATCAGTCCCTCCTGCGCGACCGAGGCGATCAGGCGGCCGTCGGCGGTGTAGAGGCGGCCAGTGGCGAAGCCCCGGGCTCCGGAGGCCGACGGCGACGCCTGGTCGTACAGCAGCCATTCGTCGGCGCGGAACGGGCGGTGGAACCACAGTGCGTGGTCGAGCGAGGCGGGCTGGATCCGGCGGTCGCCGATCACGATGCCGTGTGGCAGAAGGCTCGCGCCGAGCAGGGTCAGGTCGCTTGCGTAGGCGAGCACACACGCATGCAGCGCGGGCTCGTCGGGGAGCTTGCCGGCGGCGCGGATCCAGAACTGCCGGCCGCTGACACCTGCCAGCCGTACGTCGAGGGACGCCCACTCGCGGTCCCAGTCCGCGGCGGGCCGGCCGCTCTGGGCTTCCAGGACCGTCGCGAGTCGGGGCGCCTCTTCCGGCGGTACGACGTCGTCCGGCATCGGGTCCTGGTGGTCGAGACCGGGCTCCGGGCGCTGGAACGACGACGACATGTAGAAGATCGGCCTCCCGTGCTGGGACGCGACCACCCGGCGGCTGCTGAACGTGCCGCCGTCGCGGGTCGGCTCCGCGCGGTACACGATCGGTACGGACGTGTCGCCGGCGCGCAGGAAGTACCCGTGCAGCGAGTGCACCACGCGCTCCGCGTCGACGGTCCGGCTCGCGGCGGCGAGCGCCTGACCTAGCACCTGCCCGCCGAACACCCGCTGCATCGACGTCTGCGGCTGCCGGCCGCGGAACAGGTCGACGTCGATCTTCTCCAGGTCGAGCAGCTCGACCAGGTCCTCCAAGGACTCAGGCATGCCTCATCCTGACAGGCCCAACCGCCCTACCACGCCGTACCCGCTGTGGAAACCATCACGTCGCCCGGGCACCCGTCGGCACGACGCACAGGCTGCGGGGGCGGAGCACAGGTTATTGCCGGTGCTCTGCCCCCAGTTCCTGTTCAGTGCCACCACACGGGAGGCCGCGCTACTTGTCGTCCTCGCGGTTGAGGCCGGCGAGGAACTGTTCGACCTCGGCGCCTAGTTCGTCGGCAGAGGGGGTGGAGTCGGCGAGGAGACTCTTGCGGCTGAGCGAGCCGGCGGCGGCGTCGTACTGCGTCTCGAGGGCCTTCACGACTGCGCTGGCGTCGTCGGAGGCATCGACCTGCTCGTCGACCAGGCGGCCGGTGACCGCGGCCTCGTCGAGCAGGGCCTTGCTAGGGAGCAGCAGGCCCGTCGCCGCGGAGATCGCGTGCACCAGCGCCAGCGCGGCACCCGGGAACCGGTTCTCGGCCAGGTAGTGCGGGACGTGGACGGCGAAGCCCATCGCGTCCTTGCCGGCCTCGCCGAGGCGGACCTGCAGCATGGTCCCGGCGCTCGCCGGCAGCCGCATCTCGCCGTCCCAGATGTTCGACCGGGTGACCAGCTCGGGCCGGGTCGCGTGCGCGGTCAGTCCGAGCGGACGGGTGTGCGGAACCCCCATCGGGATGCCGTGCACACCGACGGTCAGCGTCACGTTGTAGAGCTCGACGAGCTGCCGGACCGCACCGGCGAACCGGTCCCAGTGGTTGTCCGGCTCGACGCCCTCGAGCAACAGGAAGTCCACACCGGCGTCGTCCGTCACCAGGTGCAGCGAGAGGTGCTGTGGTGTGTAGTCGGTGAACCGGTCCTCGGCGAACGTCACCTCGGGCCGGCGGGCGCGGTAGTCGTGCAGCAGGTCGACGTCGAACCGCGCCAGCAACCGGTGGTCCAGCACCTCGAGCAGGTGGTCGGCGGTCACGCGTCCGGCCTGGCCGGCGTCCATGAATCCGTCCAGCGAGTGCACCATGACCTTCGGCGTCGCCGCCGGGCCGGTCGCCACCGACTCGTCGACGATCTCGTAGAGGTCGTCCGGTCGCAGCATCGTCGTCTCCTTCGCAGTTTCCAACTGGCACTTCTATTGTCCCCAACGCCGGGGCGCGCCGGACAAATTCCGGCCGCACCGAAGATTCCGGAGGTTCCACGACCCGGCACCGGCGCGACAAGTTCGGAAAGCGCTTGCTAGCGTGGTCCCCGTGAGCCTCGAACCGAACTCCGCCCCGACCGTCATGCTGGCGATGAACGCGGACAGCCGCGCCCGCGTCCTGGTCCCGCACGTCCGGCAGCGCCTGGACGCCGTCGCCACCGTGCTGCCGGCCGGCCCCGGCACCAGCTTCCTCACCGACCCCGCCGTACGGGCGGCGCTCGCGGACGTCGACGTCCTGCTCACCGGGTGGGGCTGCCCGCGGATCGGGCCGGAGGTCCTGGACGCGGCGCCGAAGCTGCAGGCGATCCTGCACGCGGCGGGCTCGGTCAAGGCGATCGTCGACCCGGCCGCGTTCGACCGCGGCATCCAGGTCTCGTCGGCGGCCACCGCGAACGCGCAGCCGGTCGCCGAGTTCACGGTCGCGGCGATCGTGATGGCCGGCAAGCGGGCGTTCCGGCTCGCGGCGCAGTACCGGCTGGAGCGGCGCAAGGGCGACGCACACGGGATGCCCGGCAACTACGGCGCCACGGTCGGCCTGCTCGGGGCGTCCCGGATCGCGAAGATGGTCGCCGAGCGGCTGCGGGCGTTCGACCTGCACGTCCTGATCAGCGACCCGTACCTGACCGCGGCCGAGGCGGCCGACCTGGGCGCGGAGCTGGTCGACAACGACGCGCTGTTCCGGCGCAGCGACATCCTGAGCGTGCACGCGCCGCTGCTCCCGGAGACCGAGGGGCTGGTGGACGCCCGCCTGCTCGGGCTGCTGAGGGACGGCGCCGCGCTGATCAACACCGCGCGCGGCAAGATCGTCGACTCCGGGGCGCTGCTCCGCGAGTGCGCCGCCGGCCGGATCGACGCGATCCTCGACGTCACCGACCCGGAGCCGCTGCCGCCGGACTCGCCGCTGCTCGACCTGCCGAACGTCTTCGTCACCCCGCACGTCGCCGGTGCCGTCGGCAACGAGATCGCCCGGCTCGGTGAACTCGCCGTCGGCGAACTCGAACGCCTCACCACCGGCCAGCCCCTGCAACACGCCATCAGCCCCGCCGAACTAGGAAGGCTCGCCTAGTGACTGTGCACATGGCCGGGCCTTCGGCGCCGGCGTGGTCATCGGGCTTGTCCTCCCGGTCGTCCCTCGTCGCTCCAGTCGCTTCGCTCCTTACGCTCCTCAGTCCAGACCGGGAGGCCCGATGACCCGCCTGATTCTGCCCGACACCGACCGTGAGCTGTCCCGCCAGACCGGATGGGTGCGGGCGCACTGGGAGGCGCTCGCCGATCACCTGCTGGACTCGCTCGTCCCGTTCTTCTCCCCCGGTATGTCGCTCGTCGAGCTGCCGGGCCGCCCGAGCCGGTCCGGTACGGCGTCCGACGCGCTCGAAGGTTTCGCCCGGTCGTTCATGCTGGCCGCTTTCCGGATCGCCGGCGTCCAGGGCAAGGGCTGCGAGCAGCTGATCGAGCGGTACGCGCGTGGTGTCGCGAACGGCGCGAACCCGGACCACCCGGAGGCGTGGCTGCGGCTCACCCCGCGGTCGCAGCAGATGGTCGAGGCGGCCGCGATCGCGGTGTCGCTGCACGAGACCCGGGAGTGGATCTGGGACCGGCTCGACGCGAAGGCGCAGCAGCACGTCGCGGAGTGGCTCGGCGGGTTCAACGGGTCCACGACGCACGACAACAACTGGCGACTGTTCCAGGTCGTCAGCGAGCAGTTCCTCGCGTCCGTCGGAGCGCCGTACAAGCAGGAGGACATCGACGGCGGCCTCGACCGGATCGAGGACTGGTACGTCGGCAACGGGTGGTACTCCGACGGCGACGGGCAGAACTTCGACAACTACATCGGCTGGGCGATGCACCTGTACCCGGGCCTGTGGGCACGGATGGCCGCGGCGACGCCGGGAGCGCAGTACGAGGACCGGCTGAAGCTCTACAAGGAGCGCATCAACCTGTTCCTCCAGGACGCGCAGTACTTCGTCGGGAACGACGGTGCACCGCTGTACCAGGGCCGGTCGCTGACGTACCGGATGGCGGCCGCGGCGCCGTACTGGATGGGCGCGATGCTCGACTCCACGCCACTCACCCCGGGCGAGACACGGCGGCTGTGCTCGGGAATCGCCCGGCACTTCGTGCAGCACGGCGTACCGGACGAGCGGGGCGTGCTCACGCTCGGGTGGTACGACACGTTCCTGCCGACGACGCAGCAGTACTCCGGACCCGGCTCGCCGTACTGGGCGGCGAAGGGGTTCGTCGGGCTGATCCTGCCGCCGGAACATCCGGTGTGGTCAGATCCGGAGGACTCGATCCCGCTCGACGACGCGGATCAGCAGAAGGCGATGCCGGAGCCAGGGTGGATCGTGCATGCCAGCCGGCACGATCAGGTCGTGCAGCTGGTGAACCACGGCGCCGATCACGCGCCGGTGGCGGAGCCTTCCGGCGCCGAGCCGGCCGGCGACCCGCACTACAACCGCTTGGCGTATGCCAACCATGCGGGGCCGGATTTGTCGGACAACGAGCCGGGGATCGACAACCTGATCTCGCTGGTGGCCGCGGACGGTACGGCGAGCGGGCGCGGGCGGATCCGGCGGCTCGCGGTCGACGGGCGTACGGCGTCCTCGTGGCACAAGGCGTGGCTCGGATCCGAAGGCCCGTGGGCGATCGAGGTCGCGTCGGTCGTGTGGAACGGCTGGGAGATCCGCTGCGCCCTGGTCGACGGGCCAGAAGGCGCAACGGTCCGCAGCGCCGGCTTCGCGGTCGCGGGAAACTCCTTGCCCGAAGCAACCTTCGCCCCGGCGGCTGCGCCGCCGGAGCCGGCGGAGAAGGTGGGCGCCGCCCACACCACCTCCGCACACACCACCTCCCCACACACCACCTCCTCACATACCACCTCCTCACATACCACCTCAGCACACACCACCTCCAACTCGACCTCTCCACTCACCACCTCTTCCTCCACCGAGCGGCGGGTAGCGCCGGCTTCTTGGGCGCGGAATGCGGAGGGGTTGTTGTCGGCGGTTGTTGGTTTGTATGGGTATGAGGAGTCCGGCGTGCACCGGGCGGTGGGGGTCAATCCGTTCGGGGCGCACTCGGCGACGCCGTACCTGACTGCTCAGCACCGCGGAGAGCCGCTCGTGCTGGTGAACGCCGTGGTACTCACCCGGGACACGCTCCGTCCGGAGGCGCTTGCCGAAGGCATCGATGTCTCGGTGACCGGCGCCACCGTGCGGATCGGC
This genomic interval carries:
- a CDS encoding acyl-CoA thioesterase; this encodes MPESLEDLVELLDLEKIDVDLFRGRQPQTSMQRVFGGQVLGQALAAASRTVDAERVVHSLHGYFLRAGDTSVPIVYRAEPTRDGGTFSSRRVVASQHGRPIFYMSSSFQRPEPGLDHQDPMPDDVVPPEEAPRLATVLEAQSGRPAADWDREWASLDVRLAGVSGRQFWIRAAGKLPDEPALHACVLAYASDLTLLGASLLPHGIVIGDRRIQPASLDHALWFHRPFRADEWLLYDQASPSASGARGFATGRLYTADGRLIASVAQEGLIRPVGLDSDLLT
- the thrS gene encoding threonine--tRNA ligase, whose protein sequence is MVSRPLSTRRPPCTTIARSAASSACSTPTRSSAQGLPYWLPAGAAVRRALESYIAEVERRAGYQQVYSPVLAKKELYEISGHWAKYHDDMYPPMNLGGEELVLRPSICPHHALMYRSRSHSYRELPLRISELGGQYRAELSGAIGGLSRVRAMQLNDAHIFCRLDQVAAEAASALRLIHQAYADLGIAASRYVLALPAVDAEFNSPSSKYVGDAASWAQAAELLREVLKESGVDYEDAPGDAAFYGPKIDIQMEDSAGREFSLSTVQIDFHQPAAFGLEYVGADGNKHRPVMVHRAIVGSIERAMAQLIEVHGGAFPAWLAPVQVVVLPISDAEEQAAAQVARRASDRGLRVEIAHADEGSLGARIRENRLAPYQAVIGAREASDGALAIRERDGRRWDPAPIGEILDRIRREWIPTHAEPSIREGSERVRGGSACPQVQFSCSCPITCVTSCDSSYSAKSTVLPDCW
- a CDS encoding hydroxyacid dehydrogenase; this encodes MSLEPNSAPTVMLAMNADSRARVLVPHVRQRLDAVATVLPAGPGTSFLTDPAVRAALADVDVLLTGWGCPRIGPEVLDAAPKLQAILHAAGSVKAIVDPAAFDRGIQVSSAATANAQPVAEFTVAAIVMAGKRAFRLAAQYRLERRKGDAHGMPGNYGATVGLLGASRIAKMVAERLRAFDLHVLISDPYLTAAEAADLGAELVDNDALFRRSDILSVHAPLLPETEGLVDARLLGLLRDGAALINTARGKIVDSGALLRECAAGRIDAILDVTDPEPLPPDSPLLDLPNVFVTPHVAGAVGNEIARLGELAVGELERLTTGQPLQHAISPAELGRLA
- a CDS encoding proteasome assembly chaperone family protein, with product MLRPDDLYEIVDESVATGPAATPKVMVHSLDGFMDAGQAGRVTADHLLEVLDHRLLARFDVDLLHDYRARRPEVTFAEDRFTDYTPQHLSLHLVTDDAGVDFLLLEGVEPDNHWDRFAGAVRQLVELYNVTLTVGVHGIPMGVPHTRPLGLTAHATRPELVTRSNIWDGEMRLPASAGTMLQVRLGEAGKDAMGFAVHVPHYLAENRFPGAALALVHAISAATGLLLPSKALLDEAAVTGRLVDEQVDASDDASAVVKALETQYDAAAGSLSRKSLLADSTPSADELGAEVEQFLAGLNREDDK
- a CDS encoding DUF2264 domain-containing protein; this encodes MTRLILPDTDRELSRQTGWVRAHWEALADHLLDSLVPFFSPGMSLVELPGRPSRSGTASDALEGFARSFMLAAFRIAGVQGKGCEQLIERYARGVANGANPDHPEAWLRLTPRSQQMVEAAAIAVSLHETREWIWDRLDAKAQQHVAEWLGGFNGSTTHDNNWRLFQVVSEQFLASVGAPYKQEDIDGGLDRIEDWYVGNGWYSDGDGQNFDNYIGWAMHLYPGLWARMAAATPGAQYEDRLKLYKERINLFLQDAQYFVGNDGAPLYQGRSLTYRMAAAAPYWMGAMLDSTPLTPGETRRLCSGIARHFVQHGVPDERGVLTLGWYDTFLPTTQQYSGPGSPYWAAKGFVGLILPPEHPVWSDPEDSIPLDDADQQKAMPEPGWIVHASRHDQVVQLVNHGADHAPVAEPSGAEPAGDPHYNRLAYANHAGPDLSDNEPGIDNLISLVAADGTASGRGRIRRLAVDGRTASSWHKAWLGSEGPWAIEVASVVWNGWEIRCALVDGPEGATVRSAGFAVAGNSLPEATFAPAAAPPEPAEKVGAAHTTSAHTTSPHTTSSHTTSSHTTSAHTTSNSTSPLTTSSSTERRVAPASWARNAEGLLSAVVGLYGYEESGVHRAVGVNPFGAHSATPYLTAQHRGEPLVLVNAVVLTRDTLRPEALAEGIDVSVTGATVRIGLPGGDAEMIELGQSRLTE